The Devosia sp. genome segment AAGGCCCTTGGTCATAATGTTCATCGATTTCCTCCCTCGTGAAAAGGTTTTCGAAATAGCCTATTCATTCTATTTCTAACTCACCACGAAACAAACATTCCATTCTTGGCATAATCCGTCAAGCTCCCCGCTGACCGTACGCAAAAGAAAAGGGGCCCGAAGGCCCCTTCCCCAAATTCGCGATGTCCGACGCTTACTCGGCGGCCGGCGCGGCGATCTTCACCGTCTCGGCCTGCCGGCGACGCTCGTCCAGGATAAGGTCGTCGCGCTTGGACGCAATCTGCTTGGCCTTGGACTGGCCCGCACCGGTACCGGCCGGAATGAGGCGGCCGACGATGACGTTTTCCTTGAGGCCTTCGAGAAGGTCGGCCTTGCCGGAAACGGCAGCTTCGGTCAGCACGCGCGTGGTTTCCTGGAACGACGCCGCCGAGATGAACGACCGGGTCTGCAGCGAAGCCTTGGTGATACCGAGCAGGACCGGATTGGCAGTCGCCGGCTTCTTGCCTTCGGCCGCAAGCTGGTCGTTGAGCTCGTCGAAGTCCAGCTTGTCGAGCTGCTCGTCCTTAAGCAGGCCGGAGTCACCGGGTTCCACGATTTCGACCTTCTGCAGCATCTGGCGAACGATCACCTCGATGTGCTTGTCGTTAATCAGCACGCCCTGCAGACGGTACACTTCCTGGATTTCGTTCACCAGGTAGCGCGCCAGTTCCTCGACGCCCTTGATCGCAAGGATGTCGTGCGGAGCCGGATTGCCGTCGAGGATGTACTCACCCTTCTCGATGGCGTCGCCTTCCTGCAGATGGAACGGCTTGCCCTTCGGGATCAGGTATTCCACCGGATCGGCACCGTCTTCAGTCGGCTCGATGATCACGCGACGCTTGTTCTTGTAGTCGCGGCCGAAGCGGATGGTGCCATCGATCTCGGCGATGATGGCGTGATCCTTCGGACGACGCGCTTCGAAGAGCTCGGCAACACGCGGCAGACCGCCGGTGATGTCCTTGGTCTTGGCGCTTTCCAGCGGGATACGCGCCAGCACGTCACCCGGCGAAACCTTCTCGCCCGGCTCGACCGCGATGATCGCGTCGACCGAGAGAAGGTAACGGGCGTCACCACCACGATCCACCTTGGCAATGGCACCGCCACGGCCGATGGCAAGCGCGGGCTTGAGGCCCTCGCCACGCTGGTTGCCGCGCCAGTCGATGACCACGCGCTTGGTGAAGCCGGTGGCCTCGTCGGTGTTTTCTGCGACAGATGCACCATCGACCAGGTCTTCGAACACCACCTCGCCCTCGACTTCGGCGAGGATCGGACGGGTGTACGGGTCCCATTCGGCCAGGCGCTGGCCACGGCGGACGGTATCGCCCTCCTTCACCAGCAGCTTGGAACCATAGGTCACCTTGTGCACGCTGCGTTCCTTGCCATCGGCATCCAGAACCGCCAGCGAAACGTTACGGGCCATGACGACAAGCTTGCCGTCCTCGACCTTGACCACGTTCGGGTTGCGGATCTCGATCTTGCCTTCGGCGCCGGATTCGAGGAACGAGCTGTCCACCACCTGCGCGGTACCACCAATGTGGAACGTACGCATGGTGAGCTGGGTGCCGGGTTCACCGATCGACTGTGCGGCAATGACGCCGACTGCTTCACCCATGTTGACGGGCGTACCGCGAGCCAGGTCACGGCCATAGCAGGCCGCGCAGCAGCCCTGGCGCATGTCGCAGGTCAGCGGCGAGCGGATACGGATCGACTGGATCCGGGCTTCCTCGATGACGTCGACATGCTTTTCCTCGAGCAGAACGCCCTTGGCGGCAATGAGGTCACCGGTCAGCGGGTGGAACACATCGTCAGCCGTCGTACGGCCCAGAACGCGCTGGCCGATGGAGGCCACGATCTGGCCGGCGTCGACGATCGGCTCCATGGTCAGACCACGATCGGTTCCGCAATCCTCGGCCACGATGATGGCGTCCTGCGCCACGTCGACGAGACGACGGGTCAGGTAACCGGAGTTCGCGGTCTTGAGTGCGGTATCGGCCAGACCCTTACGGGCACCGTGGGTGGAGTTGAAGTACTCCAGCACGTTCAGGCCTTCCTTGAAGTTCGCGGTGATCGGCGTCTCGATGATCGAGCCGTCCGGCTTGGCCATCAGGCCGCGCATACCGGCAAGCTGCTTCATCTGGGCCGGTGAACCACGGGCACCCGAGTGAGACATCATATAGACCGAGTTGATCGGCTTCTGACGACCGGTTTCCTTGTCGATCTGGACGGTACGGATGGCGTCCATCATCTTCTCGGCAACGGCGTCACCGCACTTGGCCCAGGCGTCGACGACCTTGTTGTACTTTTCGCCCTGGGTGATCAGGCCGTCATTGTACTGCTGCTCGAATTCCTCGACCAGCTTCCTT includes the following:
- the rpoC gene encoding DNA-directed RNA polymerase subunit beta' yields the protein MNQHSHVMDPFNPAIPVQTFDQMKISIASPEKILSWSYGEIKKPETINYRTFKPERDGLFCARIFGPVKDYECLCGKYKRMKFKGVICEKCGVEVTLSRVRRERMGHIELAAPVAHIWFLKSLPSRIALLLDMTLKDIERILYFENYVVIDAGLTPFTTGELLTEEQYIDAQDEYGADSFTAKIGAEAIRDMLIALDLEKIAADLRVEIAEATTELKPKKLAKRLKIVEQFIISGNKPEWMIMTVVPVIPPELRPLVPLDGGRFATSDLNDLYRRVINRNNRLKRLIELRAPDIIIRNEKRMLQEAVDALFDNGRRGRTITGANKRPLKSLSDMLKGKQGRFRQNLLGKRVDYSGRSVITVGPSLKLHQCGLPKKMALELFKPFIYSRLEAKGFSSTVKQAKKLVEKEKPEVWDILDEVIREHPVLLNRAPTLHRLGIQAFEPVLIEGKAIRLHPLVCTAFNADFDGDQMAVHVPLSLEAQLEARVLMMSTNNILHPANGQPIIVPSQDIVLGLYYLSLMNENEPGEGMAFGSYAELEHALDNNVVTLHTKIKARVPAWDAEGNLTTEIVETTPGRMLIGQILPKNPAVPFATANQLMTKKMISKMIDTVYRGCGQKETVIFCDRVMQLGFKNACDAGISFGKDDMVIPASKYTIVEDTRKLVEEFEQQYNDGLITQGEKYNKVVDAWAKCGDAVAEKMMDAIRTVQIDKETGRQKPINSVYMMSHSGARGSPAQMKQLAGMRGLMAKPDGSIIETPITANFKEGLNVLEYFNSTHGARKGLADTALKTANSGYLTRRLVDVAQDAIIVAEDCGTDRGLTMEPIVDAGQIVASIGQRVLGRTTADDVFHPLTGDLIAAKGVLLEEKHVDVIEEARIQSIRIRSPLTCDMRQGCCAACYGRDLARGTPVNMGEAVGVIAAQSIGEPGTQLTMRTFHIGGTAQVVDSSFLESGAEGKIEIRNPNVVKVEDGKLVVMARNVSLAVLDADGKERSVHKVTYGSKLLVKEGDTVRRGQRLAEWDPYTRPILAEVEGEVVFEDLVDGASVAENTDEATGFTKRVVIDWRGNQRGEGLKPALAIGRGGAIAKVDRGGDARYLLSVDAIIAVEPGEKVSPGDVLARIPLESAKTKDITGGLPRVAELFEARRPKDHAIIAEIDGTIRFGRDYKNKRRVIIEPTEDGADPVEYLIPKGKPFHLQEGDAIEKGEYILDGNPAPHDILAIKGVEELARYLVNEIQEVYRLQGVLINDKHIEVIVRQMLQKVEIVEPGDSGLLKDEQLDKLDFDELNDQLAAEGKKPATANPVLLGITKASLQTRSFISAASFQETTRVLTEAAVSGKADLLEGLKENVIVGRLIPAGTGAGQSKAKQIASKRDDLILDERRRQAETVKIAAPAAE